One segment of Mobula birostris isolate sMobBir1 chromosome 29, sMobBir1.hap1, whole genome shotgun sequence DNA contains the following:
- the LOC140189916 gene encoding transmembrane protein 200A-like isoform X1, translating to MRSPLKSSKFHETVTIRTMSAGNTAAAKNHGNLGQSSTDQRGKASRAKIDKSVKGKLNMRSPAGLFIVFGLLIVVVGIAIAVVGYWPHKHNAQASVSQQRRNSSESADETQRARVRLQPQPAQKNEKLKLIGPLIMGIGLFVFICANTVLHENRDRETKLLARRNIYPAAVQAGGEEGNEPEGGRHHPAPASADAGLGCSEPCCAVEEGGGATCPKHAPSAETWADCCKAAKCNMTAQLLYHKRPSPSTSLCSVASDSCNSSEGNLNVPLNCGDDSSVVSASIVLPVIKLNNCVIDTPVIKAAVEDIEAGHPVVTASTEDLSKLESHGCVRSGSIRSADGALSIMGADRPLQDDSFPNRSIGGLLSPGAARKAYASDLQLHTLCGHSKSFDLGKNADRLGGQRKERQHRSWPRLDCSYIKKYLKLESKGDCVDRLLEQTEREFGGEEQNL from the exons atgagatcccccctgaagtcttctaaattcca TGAAACTGTAACCATTAGAACGATGAGCGCAGGGAACACTGCAGCTGCGAAGAATCACGGGAACCTTGGCCAGTCCAGCACAGACCAGCGTGGTAAAGCATCAAGAGCGAAGATTGATAAAAGCGTTAAAGGAAAACTTAATATGCGATCTCCTGCGGGGCTTTTCATCGTCTTCGGGCTGTTGATAGTCGTGGTGGGGATTGCTATAGCTGTTGTTGGCTATTGGCCCCATAAGCACAACGCCCAGGCGTCGGTGAGTCAACAACGAAGGAACAGTAGCGAGTCGGCCGATGAGACTCAACGTGCAAGGGTGAGGCTTCAGCCCCAACCAGCGCAGAAGAACGAAAAGCTGAAATTAATTGGCCCGCTGATCATGGGCATTGGGTTATTCGTGTTCATCTGCGCCAACACGGTGCTGCACGAAAACCGCGACAGGGAGACCAAACTTCTGGCGCGGCGAAACATTTACCCCGCCGCTGTCCAGGCTGGCGGCGAAGAGGGTAACGAGCCGGAAGGGGGTCGGCACCATCCCGCTCCGGCCAGCGCGGACGCCGGTCTCGGGTGCTCGGAGCCGTGCTGTGCCGTTGAAGAAGGCGGCGGCGCAACCTGTCCCAAACACGCTCCGAGCGCAGAAACGTGGGCAGACTGCTGCAAGGCTGCCAAGTGTAACATGACTGCCCAGCTGCTGTATCATAAAAGACCTTCTCCGTCCACCTCCCTCTGTAGCGTGGCCTCAGACTCTTGCAACTCCAGTGAGGGAAACCTTAACGTGCCTTTGAATTGCGGCGACGACTCTTCAGTTGTTTCCGCCTCAATAGTATTACCGGTTATTAAACTCAACAACTGCGTTATTGACACGCCGGTTATTAAAGCTGCGGTAGAAGATATTGAAGCTGGGCACCCGGTGGTCACGGCGTCTACGGAAGATTTGAGCAAGCTGGAGAGCCACGGATGCGTTCGGTCCGGGAGCATCCGCAGTGCTGACGGTGCTCTAAGCATAATGGGGGCGGACCGTCCCTTACAGGACGACTCCTTTCCCAACAGGTCGATCGGAGGGCTGCTGTCCCCGGGGGCCGCCAGAAAAGCGTACGCTTCGGACTTGCAGCTGCACACGCTGTGCGGTCACTCCAAGTCGTTCGACCTCGGGAAGAACGCGGACAGGCTCGGCGGCCAGaggaaagaaaggcagcacaggAGTTGGCCACGTTTGGATTGCAGTTACATAAAAAAGTACCTGAAGCTGGAAAGCAAAGGCGACTGCGTGGACAGGTTACTTGAGCAGACTGAACGGGAGTTCGGAGGTGAGGAGCAAAACCTGTAG
- the LOC140189916 gene encoding transmembrane protein 200A-like isoform X2 codes for MSAGNTAAAKNHGNLGQSSTDQRGKASRAKIDKSVKGKLNMRSPAGLFIVFGLLIVVVGIAIAVVGYWPHKHNAQASVSQQRRNSSESADETQRARVRLQPQPAQKNEKLKLIGPLIMGIGLFVFICANTVLHENRDRETKLLARRNIYPAAVQAGGEEGNEPEGGRHHPAPASADAGLGCSEPCCAVEEGGGATCPKHAPSAETWADCCKAAKCNMTAQLLYHKRPSPSTSLCSVASDSCNSSEGNLNVPLNCGDDSSVVSASIVLPVIKLNNCVIDTPVIKAAVEDIEAGHPVVTASTEDLSKLESHGCVRSGSIRSADGALSIMGADRPLQDDSFPNRSIGGLLSPGAARKAYASDLQLHTLCGHSKSFDLGKNADRLGGQRKERQHRSWPRLDCSYIKKYLKLESKGDCVDRLLEQTEREFGGEEQNL; via the coding sequence ATGAGCGCAGGGAACACTGCAGCTGCGAAGAATCACGGGAACCTTGGCCAGTCCAGCACAGACCAGCGTGGTAAAGCATCAAGAGCGAAGATTGATAAAAGCGTTAAAGGAAAACTTAATATGCGATCTCCTGCGGGGCTTTTCATCGTCTTCGGGCTGTTGATAGTCGTGGTGGGGATTGCTATAGCTGTTGTTGGCTATTGGCCCCATAAGCACAACGCCCAGGCGTCGGTGAGTCAACAACGAAGGAACAGTAGCGAGTCGGCCGATGAGACTCAACGTGCAAGGGTGAGGCTTCAGCCCCAACCAGCGCAGAAGAACGAAAAGCTGAAATTAATTGGCCCGCTGATCATGGGCATTGGGTTATTCGTGTTCATCTGCGCCAACACGGTGCTGCACGAAAACCGCGACAGGGAGACCAAACTTCTGGCGCGGCGAAACATTTACCCCGCCGCTGTCCAGGCTGGCGGCGAAGAGGGTAACGAGCCGGAAGGGGGTCGGCACCATCCCGCTCCGGCCAGCGCGGACGCCGGTCTCGGGTGCTCGGAGCCGTGCTGTGCCGTTGAAGAAGGCGGCGGCGCAACCTGTCCCAAACACGCTCCGAGCGCAGAAACGTGGGCAGACTGCTGCAAGGCTGCCAAGTGTAACATGACTGCCCAGCTGCTGTATCATAAAAGACCTTCTCCGTCCACCTCCCTCTGTAGCGTGGCCTCAGACTCTTGCAACTCCAGTGAGGGAAACCTTAACGTGCCTTTGAATTGCGGCGACGACTCTTCAGTTGTTTCCGCCTCAATAGTATTACCGGTTATTAAACTCAACAACTGCGTTATTGACACGCCGGTTATTAAAGCTGCGGTAGAAGATATTGAAGCTGGGCACCCGGTGGTCACGGCGTCTACGGAAGATTTGAGCAAGCTGGAGAGCCACGGATGCGTTCGGTCCGGGAGCATCCGCAGTGCTGACGGTGCTCTAAGCATAATGGGGGCGGACCGTCCCTTACAGGACGACTCCTTTCCCAACAGGTCGATCGGAGGGCTGCTGTCCCCGGGGGCCGCCAGAAAAGCGTACGCTTCGGACTTGCAGCTGCACACGCTGTGCGGTCACTCCAAGTCGTTCGACCTCGGGAAGAACGCGGACAGGCTCGGCGGCCAGaggaaagaaaggcagcacaggAGTTGGCCACGTTTGGATTGCAGTTACATAAAAAAGTACCTGAAGCTGGAAAGCAAAGGCGACTGCGTGGACAGGTTACTTGAGCAGACTGAACGGGAGTTCGGAGGTGAGGAGCAAAACCTGTAG